A genome region from Paracoccus stylophorae includes the following:
- a CDS encoding capsule biosynthesis protein: MTTPPKARSFHISPSESVRPAAASGQGAGQGADKSDSRAGDVRIELRKKSGGPASASRPPVAAVPDPKTSHDPANLFEPASDGFPDDRTASAAQPAQDDATSGQASLEAKLQAIRDEKQTERQLRIARRIATLHQIEVGSDEEAVLRLRERGIDPSHRAALSRILAAEGSRAQAAPVRNAPAVVPAQSRSTQVGPARPTLPSREALAEDQRAADIYRIQRDIARRRRRRMLMLTLRLLFFVALPTALAGWYYFRVATPLYATISQFQIQFAEASGLSQSGNPLAGLQANTDAVAVQSYLSSRDAMLRLDADKGFREAFQDPSVDPVKRLAPDATNEATYKVYRNSVKISYDPTEGMIDMEVIAPDPAQSQEFSLALIGYAEEQVDNLTARLRSDQMEGAIRNYEAAEDKVLAAQRRVQDLQQRLGVLDPAAEGTVVMNQIAALENQLTEKQLELGQLLANPQPQQSRVSAVRGDIARLQQMISDTRSQLTQGSDNRTSLAAITGELRIAESDLETRQALLAAAAEQMEVARIEANKQVRYLSLSVAPTAPDEATYPKAFQNTMVAFLIFSGIYLMLSLTASILREQVST; this comes from the coding sequence ATGACTACACCGCCTAAGGCCCGCAGCTTTCACATCTCGCCCTCGGAATCGGTGCGTCCCGCCGCGGCGTCGGGCCAAGGAGCGGGGCAGGGGGCGGACAAATCCGACAGCCGCGCGGGCGATGTGCGGATCGAGTTGCGCAAGAAGTCCGGGGGACCGGCCTCGGCCAGTCGTCCCCCGGTCGCGGCGGTGCCCGACCCGAAGACCAGTCACGACCCCGCGAACCTGTTCGAGCCGGCCAGCGACGGCTTTCCCGATGACCGGACCGCCAGCGCCGCGCAGCCTGCGCAGGATGATGCGACCTCGGGTCAGGCGTCGCTGGAGGCGAAACTTCAGGCCATCCGCGACGAAAAACAGACCGAACGGCAATTGCGGATCGCCCGCCGCATCGCGACGCTGCACCAGATCGAGGTGGGTTCGGATGAAGAGGCCGTGCTGCGCTTGCGCGAACGCGGCATCGACCCGTCGCACCGCGCCGCGCTGAGCCGCATTCTGGCCGCTGAAGGCTCGCGCGCGCAGGCCGCGCCCGTCCGCAACGCCCCGGCCGTGGTTCCGGCGCAATCGCGCAGCACCCAAGTCGGCCCCGCCCGCCCGACCCTGCCATCGCGCGAGGCGCTGGCCGAGGATCAGCGCGCCGCCGACATCTATCGCATCCAGCGCGACATCGCCCGGCGCCGGCGGCGGCGCATGCTGATGCTGACGCTGCGCCTGCTGTTCTTCGTGGCGCTGCCGACGGCGCTGGCGGGGTGGTATTATTTTCGCGTGGCGACGCCGCTTTACGCGACAATCTCGCAGTTCCAGATCCAGTTTGCCGAAGCATCGGGGCTCAGCCAGTCGGGCAATCCGCTGGCCGGGTTGCAGGCGAACACCGACGCGGTTGCCGTTCAAAGCTATCTTTCATCGCGCGACGCGATGCTGCGCCTGGATGCCGACAAGGGCTTTCGCGAGGCGTTTCAGGACCCGTCCGTCGATCCGGTCAAGCGGCTGGCCCCCGATGCGACGAACGAGGCCACCTACAAGGTCTATCGCAACTCGGTCAAGATTTCCTACGATCCGACCGAGGGGATGATCGACATGGAGGTGATCGCCCCCGATCCCGCCCAAAGCCAGGAATTTTCGCTGGCGCTGATCGGCTATGCCGAGGAACAGGTGGACAACCTGACCGCCCGCCTGCGGTCCGACCAGATGGAGGGGGCGATCCGCAACTATGAGGCCGCCGAGGACAAGGTGCTGGCCGCGCAGCGCCGGGTGCAGGATCTGCAACAGCGACTGGGCGTGCTGGACCCGGCCGCCGAAGGGACGGTGGTGATGAACCAGATCGCCGCGCTTGAAAACCAGCTGACCGAGAAGCAGCTGGAGCTGGGCCAGCTTCTGGCCAATCCGCAGCCGCAGCAAAGCCGGGTCTCGGCCGTGCGCGGCGACATCGCGCGTCTGCAACAGATGATCTCGGACACCCGGTCGCAACTGACCCAAGGCAGCGACAACCGCACCTCGCTGGCCGCGATCACCGGCGAATTGCGCATCGCGGAAAGCGATCTTGAAACGCGTCAGGCACTGCTGGCCGCCGCCGCCGAACAGATGGAGGTCGCGCGGATCGAGGCGAACAAGCAGGTCCGCTATCTGTCGCTGTCGGTGGCGCCGACCGCGCCCGACGAGGCGACCTATCCCAAGGCGTTCCAGAACACGATGGTCGCGTTTTTGATTTTCTCGGGCATCTACCTCATGCTATCGCTGACCGCTTCCATCTTGCGCGAACAGGTATCGACATGA
- a CDS encoding ABC transporter ATP-binding protein: MLEFDNVSKSFWTGTQRKVILDRASFRVELGRSLGILAPNGTGKTTLINMMCGLEKPDEGRVRRGCRISFPLGFMGGVVGRHSGSENARYIARIYGLDPDYVSAFTRWLADIHEYFDMPVGTYSAGMRQRFTFSLLLALEFDIYLIDEGMPQTTDVEFNRRAGQVLFDRLRNSTVVIVSHQPQTIEKFCRNAAILRHGKLYLFETLDEAKQYYDYTA, translated from the coding sequence ATGCTGGAATTCGACAATGTCTCGAAATCCTTCTGGACCGGGACACAGCGCAAGGTCATCCTGGACCGGGCCTCTTTCCGGGTCGAGCTGGGAAGATCGCTTGGCATCCTGGCGCCGAACGGCACGGGCAAGACGACGCTGATCAACATGATGTGCGGGCTGGAAAAACCCGATGAGGGAAGGGTCAGGCGCGGCTGCCGGATCTCGTTTCCGCTTGGGTTCATGGGCGGGGTGGTCGGCCGCCATTCGGGCAGCGAAAATGCGCGCTACATCGCCCGCATCTATGGTCTCGATCCCGACTACGTGTCGGCCTTCACGCGCTGGCTGGCCGATATCCACGAATATTTCGACATGCCGGTCGGCACCTATTCCGCCGGGATGCGCCAGCGTTTCACCTTTTCGCTGCTGCTGGCGCTGGAATTCGACATCTATCTGATCGATGAGGGGATGCCGCAGACGACCGATGTGGAATTCAACCGCCGCGCCGGTCAGGTGCTGTTCGACCGGCTGCGCAATTCGACGGTGGTGATCGTGTCGCATCAGCCCCAGACGATCGAGAAATTCTGCCGGAACGCGGCGATCCTGCGCCACGGCAAGCTGTATCTGTTCGAAACCCTCGACGAGGCCAAGCAGTATTATGACTACACCGCCTAA
- a CDS encoding uracil-DNA glycosylase family protein: MSAIADQITACRLCASRFAATATAHRPRPVVWFRPGARMLVVGQAPGARVHDSGRPFTDRSGDRLREWMGVDEATFYDRDRVAIVPMAFCFPGYDAKGADLPPPPICAQTWRDRVMTLLQPRLTLLVGGHALRWHLGARNVTDAVAGWRDHAPGVFALPHPSWRNTAWLRRNPWFETDLLPALRAAVARELARGPDQGAGRD, translated from the coding sequence ATGTCCGCCATCGCCGACCAGATCACCGCCTGCCGCCTGTGCGCATCGCGTTTCGCCGCGACCGCCACCGCCCACCGCCCCCGGCCCGTCGTGTGGTTCCGGCCCGGCGCGCGCATGCTGGTCGTCGGTCAGGCCCCCGGCGCGCGCGTGCATGACAGCGGCCGCCCCTTTACCGACCGGTCGGGCGACAGGCTGCGCGAATGGATGGGGGTGGACGAGGCGACGTTCTATGATCGCGACCGCGTGGCCATCGTGCCCATGGCGTTCTGTTTTCCGGGCTACGACGCCAAGGGCGCCGATTTGCCGCCGCCGCCGATCTGCGCGCAGACATGGCGCGACCGGGTCATGACGCTGTTGCAGCCGCGGCTGACGCTGCTGGTGGGCGGTCATGCGCTGCGCTGGCATCTGGGCGCGCGCAACGTCACCGACGCCGTGGCCGGCTGGCGCGATCATGCGCCGGGGGTCTTCGCCCTGCCCCATCCATCCTGGCGCAACACCGCCTGGCTGCGCCGCAATCCCTGGTTCGAGACCGACCTGCTGCCGGCCTTGCGCGCGGCTGTGGCCCGCGAACTGGCACGTGGGCCGGATCAGGGCGCGGGCCGCGACTGA
- a CDS encoding carboxymuconolactone decarboxylase family protein, whose product MDVELKPLNDTEWPQSVAALREGFAGRLNVYRTMAHHPALLAAWAPLREHVVRQRAMSDQQSEAVILRTGYHMQSSYEWAHHVSRGRAVGMSEERIASLAGPLEGMAPEDRILARAVDELVEDARLLASTRRDVIRLIGPEGMFDLMATVGFYSVLGFIANSLDVPLDDDVAAELQSRPAP is encoded by the coding sequence ATGGACGTCGAGTTGAAACCCCTGAACGACACCGAATGGCCGCAATCGGTGGCCGCGCTGCGCGAGGGCTTTGCCGGCCGGCTGAACGTCTATCGCACGATGGCGCATCATCCGGCGCTGCTGGCGGCGTGGGCGCCGCTGCGCGAACATGTCGTGCGGCAGCGCGCGATGTCGGACCAGCAAAGCGAGGCGGTGATCCTGCGCACCGGCTACCACATGCAGTCGTCCTATGAATGGGCCCATCACGTCAGCCGCGGCCGCGCCGTGGGCATGAGCGAGGAACGCATCGCCTCGCTGGCCGGCCCGCTTGAGGGTATGGCACCCGAGGATCGCATCCTTGCCCGCGCGGTGGATGAGCTGGTCGAGGATGCGCGCCTGCTGGCCAGCACGCGCCGCGATGTCATCCGGCTGATCGGACCCGAGGGCATGTTCGATCTGATGGCGACGGTGGGGTTTTATTCGGTGCTGGGCTTCATCGCCAACAGCCTCGATGTGCCGCTGGATGACGATGTCGCGGCCGAGCTTCAGTCGCGGCCCGCGCCCTGA
- a CDS encoding aspartate aminotransferase family protein: MSHVFPRHCHTQPPIAVGGEGVFLIDSEGKRYLDGSGGAAVSCLGHGDKEVTEAIKAQLDRLAFAHTGFLTSEPAEALADLLIEHAPGDLDRVYFVSGGSEATEAAIKLARQYWVEKGQPQRSRLIARRQSYHGNTIGALSAGGNEWRRQQFGPLLLDVSHIAPCYEYRERGEDETAEEYGLRAANALRDEIERLGPDTVMAFMAEPVVGATSGAVPPAPGYFRRIRQICDEYGILLILDEVMCGMGRTGTLFACEQDGIAPDILCIAKGLGAGYQPIGAMLCSKEIYDAIAQGSGFFQHGHTYIGHPVATAAGLAVVRAILDRDLLVQVQRKGRALQSALESRFGQHPHVGDIRGRGLFRGIELVADRASKAPFDPSLRIAARLKKAAFVRGLICYPMSGTIDGKHGDHVLLAPPFIISDAEMGMLVDRLADAVEEVLGHGG; the protein is encoded by the coding sequence ATGTCGCATGTCTTCCCCCGCCATTGCCACACCCAACCGCCGATTGCTGTCGGGGGCGAGGGTGTGTTTCTGATCGATTCCGAGGGGAAACGCTATCTGGACGGGTCGGGCGGGGCCGCGGTCAGCTGTCTGGGCCATGGCGACAAGGAGGTGACCGAGGCGATCAAGGCGCAGCTTGACCGGCTGGCCTTTGCCCATACCGGCTTTCTGACCAGCGAACCGGCCGAGGCGCTGGCCGATCTGCTGATCGAACATGCGCCGGGCGATCTGGACCGGGTCTATTTCGTCAGCGGCGGTTCCGAGGCGACCGAGGCGGCGATCAAGCTGGCCCGGCAATACTGGGTCGAAAAAGGGCAGCCGCAGCGCTCGCGCCTGATCGCACGACGCCAAAGCTATCACGGCAACACCATCGGCGCGCTGTCGGCGGGCGGCAACGAATGGCGGCGCCAGCAATTCGGGCCGCTGCTGCTGGATGTCAGCCATATCGCACCCTGTTACGAATATCGCGAACGCGGCGAGGACGAGACGGCCGAGGAATACGGCCTGCGCGCGGCCAATGCGCTGCGCGACGAGATCGAACGCCTCGGCCCGGACACGGTGATGGCGTTCATGGCCGAACCGGTGGTCGGCGCGACCTCGGGCGCGGTGCCGCCCGCGCCGGGATATTTCCGCCGCATCCGCCAGATCTGCGACGAATACGGCATCCTGCTGATCCTGGACGAGGTGATGTGCGGCATGGGACGGACCGGCACGCTGTTTGCCTGCGAACAGGACGGCATCGCGCCCGATATCCTGTGCATCGCCAAGGGGTTGGGCGCGGGTTATCAACCTATCGGCGCGATGCTGTGCAGCAAGGAAATCTATGACGCCATCGCGCAGGGCAGCGGGTTTTTCCAGCACGGCCACACCTATATCGGCCACCCGGTCGCGACCGCCGCGGGGCTTGCGGTGGTCCGCGCCATTCTGGATCGCGACTTGCTGGTGCAGGTGCAACGCAAGGGCCGGGCGCTGCAATCGGCGCTGGAATCGCGTTTCGGCCAACACCCCCATGTCGGCGACATTCGCGGGCGCGGGTTGTTCCGGGGGATCGAACTGGTCGCCGACCGCGCGAGCAAGGCGCCGTTCGATCCGTCGCTGCGGATCGCGGCGCGCCTGAAGAAGGCGGCCTTCGTGCGCGGATTGATCTGTTATCCGATGTCGGGCACCATCGACGGCAAGCATGGCGATCACGTTCTTCTGGCGCCGCCCTTCATCATCTCGGACGCTGAGATGGGGATGCTGGTCGATCGTCTGGCGGATGCGGTCGAGGAGGTTCTGGGTCACGGCGGCTGA
- a CDS encoding TAXI family TRAP transporter solute-binding subunit — protein sequence MSKFKPILWGAAALAMGATVASAQEERFITIGTGGQTGVYYVVGQSICRLVNRNTEQTGIKCTAPSTGGSIANINAIQAGDMTMGVAQSDWQYHAYEGDTEEFSGDKKFDKERAIFSVHPEPFTVVARADSGIETFEDLKGKRVNVGNPGSGQRATMEVVLDSLGWSMSDFALASELKPAEQSAALGDNKVDAIIYTVGHPNGSIQEATSTVDARLVPVTGEAIDKLVEENPYYAKATIPGGMYAGNPDDVETFGVKATFVTSADVADDVVYEVVKAVFDNFDRFKGLHPAFADLEPEAMVTEGNSAPLHPGAEKYYREQGWIE from the coding sequence ATGAGCAAGTTCAAACCGATTCTGTGGGGCGCCGCAGCCCTGGCCATGGGCGCAACCGTCGCCTCGGCCCAGGAAGAGCGTTTCATCACCATCGGCACCGGCGGACAGACCGGCGTCTATTACGTCGTCGGCCAGTCGATCTGCCGGCTCGTCAACCGCAACACCGAACAGACCGGGATCAAGTGCACCGCACCGTCCACCGGCGGGTCCATCGCCAATATCAACGCGATCCAGGCCGGCGACATGACCATGGGCGTCGCGCAGTCCGACTGGCAGTATCACGCCTATGAGGGCGATACCGAGGAGTTCAGCGGCGACAAGAAATTCGACAAGGAACGGGCGATCTTCTCGGTTCATCCCGAACCCTTCACCGTCGTCGCCCGCGCCGATTCCGGCATCGAGACGTTCGAGGATCTCAAGGGCAAGCGCGTCAATGTCGGCAATCCCGGTTCCGGTCAGCGCGCCACGATGGAGGTCGTGCTGGATTCGCTTGGCTGGTCGATGTCCGATTTCGCGCTGGCCTCGGAACTGAAGCCAGCCGAGCAGTCGGCGGCCTTGGGCGACAACAAGGTGGATGCGATCATCTATACGGTCGGCCATCCGAACGGCTCGATCCAGGAGGCGACATCGACGGTGGATGCAAGGCTGGTGCCGGTCACCGGCGAGGCCATCGACAAGCTGGTCGAGGAAAACCCCTATTACGCCAAGGCGACGATTCCGGGCGGCATGTATGCCGGCAACCCCGACGATGTCGAGACGTTCGGCGTCAAGGCGACCTTCGTGACCTCGGCCGATGTGGCCGATGACGTGGTTTATGAGGTCGTGAAGGCGGTGTTCGACAATTTCGACCGCTTCAAGGGCCTGCACCCGGCCTTCGCCGATCTGGAACCCGAAGCGATGGTGACTGAGGGCAACAGCGCCCCGCTGCATCCGGGCGCCGAGAAGTATTACAGGGAACAAGGCTGGATCGAATAA
- a CDS encoding TRAP transporter permease gives MSEKDKKHPRDDQQFEASAVEMEAAGHGGLTQAELDALVASSDTGARTPPGMVGKLLLVTALCWSLFQLWIASPIPFIVGFGVMNDTETRSIHLAFALFLAYMAYPAERTPFQLVLGVGVPVLMTVLFIIGSKAGVPIWWIPIIGAAVIAAILLGSPKAWVPPWEWALAIVAALSALYIYFFYDGISTRVGAPIMQDYVVAVIGLLLLLEATRRSLGPALMIVATVFLAYTFLGPYMPGIIAHKGNSLAEVVNHQWITTEGVFGIALGVSTSFVFLFVLFGALLDKAGAGNYFIQVAFSLMGHMRGGPAKAAVVSSAMTGLISGSSIANVVTTGTFTIPLMKKVGFSSEKAGAVEVASSVNGQIMPPVMGAAAFLMVEYVGIPYFDVVKHAFVPATISYIALVYIVHLEAMKAGMEGLPRAYVPGPLIRRVIGFLFGIVVIGVLAFLLKFTMGWIRPTFGQSAIWVVFALLTAAYLALLYVASREEPLELDDPSAPVTQLPLPGPTVRSGLHFLLPIVVLVWALMVDRLSPGLSAFWATAFMIFILLTQRPLLVLMRGKDRTGNSGVARAFRTGIDDLVDGLISGARNMIGIGIATATAGIIVGAVSQTGVGSALADVVEVLSGGNLLAILFLTAILSLILGMGLPTTANYIVVSALLAPVIVTLGQQNGLIVPLIAVHLFVFYFGIMADVTPPVGLASFAAAAVSGGDPIRTGVVAFFYSLRTAALPFLFIFNTDLLLIDVDWIHGIFVFITATLAMLLFAAATQGWFLTRNRIWETVLLLVVAFAIFRPGFFMDYIYPPYDDLPPTQFEQALADSTPGEPLRLRIAGLNDVGEPVEFTSLLEVPEGADGAERMQALGIETVQNGDQVVIDNVAFDSPAQAAGLDWDQTILLVRAPAPAPSKYWIYIPAALILALVVWLQRRRAGPGEGQARREEKGLSHA, from the coding sequence ATGAGCGAGAAGGACAAGAAACACCCGCGCGACGATCAGCAATTCGAAGCCAGCGCCGTCGAGATGGAGGCCGCCGGACATGGCGGGCTGACCCAGGCGGAACTGGATGCGCTGGTCGCCTCGTCCGACACGGGCGCGCGCACGCCGCCCGGCATGGTCGGAAAACTGCTTCTGGTCACGGCGCTGTGCTGGTCGCTGTTCCAGCTGTGGATCGCCTCGCCCATCCCCTTCATCGTCGGTTTCGGAGTCATGAACGACACCGAGACCCGGTCCATCCACCTCGCCTTCGCGCTGTTTCTGGCCTATATGGCCTATCCCGCCGAGCGCACCCCGTTCCAGCTGGTGCTGGGGGTCGGCGTCCCCGTCCTGATGACCGTATTGTTCATCATCGGATCGAAGGCCGGGGTTCCGATCTGGTGGATTCCGATCATCGGCGCCGCGGTGATCGCGGCCATCCTGCTGGGCAGTCCGAAAGCCTGGGTGCCGCCCTGGGAATGGGCGCTGGCCATCGTCGCGGCGTTGTCGGCGCTGTATATCTATTTCTTCTATGACGGGATCAGCACCCGCGTCGGCGCGCCGATCATGCAGGATTACGTGGTCGCGGTGATCGGCCTGCTGCTGCTGCTGGAGGCCACGCGCCGCAGCCTTGGGCCGGCGCTGATGATCGTGGCGACGGTCTTTCTGGCCTATACTTTCCTTGGGCCCTACATGCCCGGCATCATCGCGCACAAGGGCAACTCGCTGGCCGAGGTGGTCAACCACCAGTGGATCACGACCGAGGGCGTGTTCGGCATCGCCCTGGGCGTCTCGACCAGCTTCGTGTTCCTGTTCGTGCTGTTCGGCGCATTGCTGGACAAGGCCGGTGCGGGCAACTATTTCATCCAGGTCGCCTTTTCGCTGATGGGCCACATGCGCGGCGGTCCCGCCAAGGCGGCTGTCGTCAGTTCGGCCATGACCGGGCTGATTTCCGGATCGTCCATCGCCAATGTCGTCACCACCGGCACCTTCACCATCCCGCTGATGAAGAAGGTCGGCTTCAGTTCCGAAAAGGCCGGCGCGGTCGAGGTTGCATCCTCGGTCAACGGCCAGATCATGCCGCCGGTCATGGGGGCCGCGGCCTTCCTGATGGTCGAATATGTCGGCATCCCCTATTTCGACGTGGTCAAGCACGCCTTCGTGCCGGCCACGATCAGCTATATCGCGCTGGTCTATATCGTCCATCTCGAGGCGATGAAGGCCGGGATGGAGGGTCTGCCCCGCGCCTATGTGCCCGGCCCGCTGATCCGTCGCGTGATCGGCTTCCTGTTCGGCATCGTCGTGATCGGCGTGCTGGCCTTCCTGCTGAAGTTCACGATGGGCTGGATCCGTCCCACATTCGGCCAATCGGCCATCTGGGTCGTGTTCGCGCTGCTGACGGCCGCCTATCTGGCCCTGCTTTACGTCGCCTCGCGCGAGGAGCCGCTGGAACTGGACGATCCCAGTGCCCCGGTGACGCAGTTGCCCCTGCCCGGCCCCACCGTCCGGTCGGGTCTGCATTTCCTGCTGCCGATCGTCGTGCTGGTCTGGGCGCTGATGGTCGACCGGCTGTCGCCGGGCCTGTCGGCGTTCTGGGCGACGGCCTTCATGATCTTCATTCTGCTGACGCAACGGCCCCTGCTGGTGCTGATGCGCGGCAAGGACCGGACCGGCAATTCCGGCGTCGCCCGCGCGTTCCGCACCGGCATTGACGATCTGGTGGACGGCCTGATTTCCGGTGCGCGCAACATGATCGGCATCGGCATCGCGACCGCGACCGCCGGCATCATCGTCGGCGCGGTCAGCCAGACCGGGGTCGGATCGGCACTGGCCGACGTGGTCGAGGTGCTGTCGGGCGGCAATCTGCTGGCGATCCTGTTCCTGACCGCGATCCTGTCGCTGATCCTGGGCATGGGCTTGCCGACGACCGCGAACTATATCGTCGTCTCGGCCCTGCTGGCGCCGGTGATCGTTACCCTGGGCCAGCAGAACGGACTGATCGTGCCGCTGATCGCGGTGCATCTGTTCGTGTTCTATTTCGGCATCATGGCCGATGTGACGCCGCCGGTGGGTCTTGCCTCCTTCGCCGCGGCCGCCGTGTCTGGCGGGGATCCGATCCGCACGGGCGTGGTCGCGTTCTTCTACAGCCTGCGCACGGCCGCCCTGCCCTTCCTGTTCATCTTCAATACCGATCTGCTGCTGATCGACGTGGACTGGATACACGGCATCTTCGTCTTCATCACCGCGACACTGGCGATGCTGCTGTTCGCGGCGGCGACGCAGGGCTGGTTCCTGACCCGCAACCGGATCTGGGAAACCGTGCTGCTGCTGGTGGTGGCCTTCGCGATCTTCCGACCCGGCTTCTTCATGGACTATATCTATCCCCCCTATGACGATCTGCCGCCGACGCAGTTCGAACAGGCGCTGGCAGACTCCACGCCGGGAGAGCCGCTGCGGCTGCGCATCGCCGGGCTGAACGATGTGGGCGAGCCGGTCGAGTTCACATCGCTGCTTGAGGTGCCCGAAGGTGCGGACGGCGCGGAACGGATGCAGGCGCTGGGGATCGAGACGGTCCAGAACGGGGATCAGGTCGTGATCGACAACGTCGCCTTCGACAGCCCGGCGCAGGCAGCGGGGCTGGACTGGGATCAGACGATCCTGCTGGTCCGCGCGCCCGCGCCCGCACCGTCGAAATACTGGATCTATATCCCGGCGGCGCTGATCCTGGCGCTGGTCGTCTGGCTGCAACGGCGGCGGGCCGGTCCCGGCGAGGGTCAGGCGCGCCGCGAAGAGAAAGGGCTGAGCCATGCATAG
- a CDS encoding universal stress protein, translated as MHRNVLLPLDLSQEASWTKALPEARALAGDGGTVHLLGIVPDIGSSMVATFLPKGFEAKALGEMKAALDRLAASEFGSGPDVAVHVGHGHVSETILRVASEIGADVIVMASQQPDELRSILLSSHANSVVRHSPISVMVVR; from the coding sequence ATGCATAGGAACGTCCTGCTTCCCCTGGACCTGTCACAGGAGGCCAGCTGGACCAAGGCGCTGCCCGAGGCGCGCGCCCTGGCCGGCGATGGCGGCACGGTCCATCTGCTGGGCATCGTCCCCGATATCGGCAGTTCGATGGTCGCCACGTTCCTGCCCAAAGGCTTCGAGGCAAAGGCCCTGGGCGAGATGAAGGCGGCGCTGGACCGGCTGGCGGCGTCCGAGTTCGGCTCGGGCCCCGACGTGGCGGTGCATGTCGGGCACGGCCATGTCTCGGAAACGATCCTGAGGGTCGCGTCCGAGATCGGCGCCGATGTGATCGTGATGGCCAGCCAGCAGCCCGACGAGCTGCGCAGCATCCTGCTGAGCAGCCATGCCAATTCGGTCGTGCGTCATTCGCCGATTTCGGTGATGGTGGTGCGCTAG
- a CDS encoding formate--tetrahydrofolate ligase: protein MMTDIQIARQAVKLPIAEVAAGLGLSPADILPYGHDKAKITHAAIAALQGRAPGRLVLVTAINPTPAGEGKTTTTVGLGDALNRIGKRTTICIREASLGPNFGMKGGAAGGGRAQIVPMEDMNLHFTGDFHAITSAHNLLAAMIDNHIYWGNELNIDSRRIAWRRVMDMNDRALRDVALGLGGVANGFPRQSGFDITVASEVMAILCLARDLADLQDRLGRIVIGYTRDRTPITARDLQADGAMTVLLKDALQPNLVQTLENNPALVHGGPFGNIAHGCNSVIATRAALAMSDYVVTEAGFGADLGAEKFLDIKCRMAGLTPSVAVLVATIRALKMNGGTARADLGHQDAAAVTRGCANLGRHIENLHGFGLPVVVALNHFDGDSPAEIAALQDCCAAHGVKAILARHWAEGGAGAEDLAREVTALVEGNSVDFHKLYPDTMPLWQKIETICTRIYRAAHAEAAPGVREQLARWEEAGHAKMPVCIAKTQYSFTTDPAIRGAPEGHIIPVREVRLNAGAGFVVAICGEIMTMPGLPSRPAAQTITLDAEGQVEGLF, encoded by the coding sequence ATGATGACCGATATCCAGATCGCGCGGCAGGCGGTGAAACTGCCGATTGCCGAGGTCGCCGCCGGGCTGGGGCTGAGCCCTGCCGATATCCTGCCCTATGGTCACGACAAGGCCAAGATCACCCACGCCGCCATCGCCGCCTTGCAGGGGCGTGCGCCGGGCCGGCTGGTGCTGGTAACCGCGATCAACCCCACGCCAGCGGGCGAAGGCAAGACCACGACCACCGTGGGCTTGGGCGATGCGCTGAACCGGATCGGCAAGCGCACGACGATCTGCATCCGCGAGGCCAGCCTTGGCCCGAATTTCGGGATGAAGGGCGGCGCGGCGGGTGGCGGGCGGGCGCAGATCGTGCCGATGGAAGACATGAACCTGCATTTCACCGGGGATTTTCACGCGATCACCAGCGCCCACAACCTGCTGGCCGCGATGATCGACAACCACATCTACTGGGGCAACGAACTGAACATCGACAGCCGCCGCATCGCATGGCGGCGGGTGATGGACATGAACGACCGCGCCCTGCGCGACGTTGCCCTGGGGCTTGGCGGGGTGGCGAACGGTTTTCCGCGCCAGTCGGGTTTCGACATCACCGTGGCCTCCGAGGTGATGGCGATCCTGTGTCTGGCCCGCGATCTGGCCGATCTGCAGGATCGGTTGGGCCGCATCGTGATCGGCTATACGCGCGACCGGACCCCGATCACCGCCCGCGATCTGCAGGCCGATGGGGCGATGACCGTCCTGCTGAAGGATGCGTTGCAGCCGAATCTGGTGCAGACGCTGGAAAACAACCCGGCGCTGGTGCATGGCGGCCCGTTCGGGAACATCGCGCATGGCTGCAACAGCGTGATCGCCACGCGCGCGGCGCTGGCCATGTCCGACTATGTCGTGACCGAGGCGGGTTTCGGCGCCGATCTGGGGGCCGAGAAGTTTCTGGACATCAAGTGCCGCATGGCGGGACTGACGCCCTCGGTCGCGGTGCTGGTCGCCACGATCCGCGCGCTGAAGATGAATGGCGGCACGGCCCGCGCCGATCTGGGCCATCAGGACGCCGCCGCCGTCACGCGCGGCTGCGCCAATCTGGGCCGGCATATCGAGAACCTGCACGGGTTCGGCCTGCCGGTCGTCGTGGCGCTGAACCATTTCGACGGCGACAGCCCGGCCGAGATCGCGGCATTGCAGGATTGTTGCGCCGCCCACGGCGTCAAGGCCATCCTGGCCCGCCACTGGGCCGAAGGCGGCGCGGGTGCCGAGGACCTGGCCCGCGAGGTCACCGCGCTGGTCGAGGGGAACAGCGTCGATTTCCACAAACTCTATCCCGACACGATGCCGTTATGGCAGAAGATCGAGACGATCTGCACCCGCATCTATCGCGCCGCCCACGCCGAGGCCGCGCCCGGCGTGCGCGAACAGCTGGCCCGGTGGGAAGAGGCCGGGCACGCGAAAATGCCGGTCTGCATCGCCAAGACCCAGTATTCGTTCACGACCGATCCGGCGATCCGGGGCGCGCCCGAAGGCCACATCATCCCGGTGCGCGAAGTCAGGCTGAACGCCGGCGCGGGCTTTGTCGTCGCGATCTGCGGAGAGATCATGACCATGCCCGGCCTGCCAAGCCGCCCCGCGGCGCAGACCATCACGCTGGACGCCGAAGGCCAGGTCGAGGGTCTGTTCTGA